The proteins below are encoded in one region of Candidatus Zixiibacteriota bacterium:
- a CDS encoding response regulator transcription factor: MIVDDEPLAREGIRLALKPDPQFTILGECGNGKEAVAAIRRLRPHLVFLDVQMPELDGFGVLRKLKPEELPLVVFVTAFDDFAVAAFEARALDYVLKPLNPDRFAKTLARVKSVIVDKQLGETTKRLLALLSDSSAPAREFLSRFTVKIGDRIQFVEAAAVDWIEADDYYAKLHAGKQTYLIRESLSRLEDQLDPAQFARIHRSTIINLARVKELKAHFHGEYIVLLQDGSKHKLSRSYRSALTRILPER, from the coding sequence TTGATCGTCGACGACGAACCGCTCGCCCGCGAAGGCATTCGCCTGGCCCTGAAGCCGGACCCGCAATTCACGATCCTTGGCGAGTGCGGTAACGGTAAAGAGGCCGTCGCTGCCATCCGCCGCCTGCGCCCGCACCTCGTCTTTCTCGATGTCCAAATGCCCGAGCTGGATGGCTTTGGCGTCCTGCGCAAGCTCAAGCCGGAAGAACTCCCCCTGGTGGTCTTCGTTACTGCCTTTGATGATTTCGCCGTGGCCGCATTCGAAGCTCGCGCCCTCGACTACGTCCTCAAACCGCTGAATCCCGATCGCTTCGCCAAGACCCTGGCGCGGGTCAAATCCGTCATCGTCGACAAACAGTTGGGCGAAACGACCAAACGCCTGCTGGCCCTGCTAAGCGATTCATCGGCTCCGGCGCGCGAATTCCTTTCCAGGTTCACTGTGAAGATCGGTGATCGTATTCAGTTCGTTGAAGCAGCGGCTGTCGACTGGATCGAGGCCGACGACTACTATGCCAAACTGCACGCCGGCAAACAGACCTATCTCATTCGCGAATCCCTCAGCCGTCTGGAAGACCAACTTGATCCGGCACAATTCGCGCGCATCCACCGGTCGACCATCATCAACCTCGCCCGCGTCAAGGAGCTCAAAGCCCATTTCCACGGCGAGTACATCGTCCTCCTTCAGGATGGCAGCAAGCACAAGCTCAGCCGCAGCTACCGCAGCGCTCTCACCCGCATCCTCCCCGAACG
- a CDS encoding histidine kinase, whose amino-acid sequence MRPVSSSPVPRLLSRILLVLGVFTLPALLSAVLYHTRYLQLGRETVFWKWLLDFQLAWYIWAALTPVIFWLGRRFRIDTRAWLLPGLAHLLIGSLFAVIQIGLGVFISILVYQEPVTWEYYVGQVVPTLFGRFPAQLLVYALILGVFYAIDYQRQSRRRALQAAQLEAELGRARLEALQQQLQPHFLFNTLNSISVLMQKGDTAAANQVLNHLSDLLREVLAKDNAQLVPLADELAFVRKYVAIEQVRYGERLRVEFNVATGTLTAAVPSFIVQLLVENAIRHGVARKADAGRVTITAAAAGNRLNVSVSDDGNGIDVTAFKEGVGISNARRRLQYLYGGDHSFAIANQPSGGVIAQLTIPNMASAGDTV is encoded by the coding sequence ATGCGCCCCGTCTCCAGTTCGCCCGTCCCGCGCCTGCTGAGCCGCATCCTCCTCGTGCTCGGGGTGTTCACGCTTCCCGCGTTGCTCTCGGCGGTGCTCTATCACACCCGTTACCTGCAGCTTGGCCGCGAAACGGTATTCTGGAAATGGTTGCTCGACTTCCAACTGGCCTGGTATATCTGGGCGGCGCTCACGCCGGTTATCTTCTGGCTCGGCCGCCGCTTCCGCATTGATACCCGCGCCTGGCTCCTTCCCGGACTGGCTCACTTGCTCATCGGATCACTCTTCGCCGTCATTCAGATTGGCCTCGGCGTCTTCATCTCCATCCTGGTTTACCAGGAACCGGTCACTTGGGAGTATTACGTCGGCCAGGTAGTACCGACCCTGTTCGGCCGCTTCCCGGCACAGTTGCTCGTCTATGCCCTGATCCTCGGCGTCTTCTACGCCATCGACTACCAACGCCAGTCGCGCCGGCGCGCCTTGCAGGCCGCGCAGCTCGAGGCCGAACTCGGTCGCGCCCGCCTTGAAGCGCTCCAACAACAGCTCCAGCCCCACTTCCTCTTCAACACCCTCAACTCGATCTCCGTCTTGATGCAGAAGGGCGACACCGCCGCCGCTAATCAGGTGCTCAACCATCTCAGCGACTTGCTCCGCGAAGTGCTGGCCAAAGACAACGCGCAATTGGTGCCGCTCGCCGACGAGTTGGCCTTCGTCCGCAAGTATGTCGCCATCGAGCAAGTTCGTTACGGCGAACGCCTGCGCGTCGAATTCAACGTCGCAACCGGCACCTTGACCGCCGCAGTGCCGAGCTTCATCGTCCAGTTGCTCGTGGAAAATGCCATCCGCCACGGCGTTGCCCGTAAAGCCGATGCCGGCCGCGTCACGATCACCGCCGCCGCTGCCGGGAACCGGCTGAATGTCAGCGTCAGCGACGACGGCAACGGTATCGACGTTACTGCGTTCAAGGAAGGCGTCGGCATCTCCAACGCCCGTCGCCGCCTGCAGTACCTCTATGGCGGCGATCATTCATTTGCGATCGCCAACCAGCCTTCCGGCGGTGTTATTGCACAACTGACGATCCCGAATATGGCTTCGGCAGGGGACACGGTCTGA